One window from the genome of Candidatus Poribacteria bacterium encodes:
- the ftsZ gene encoding cell division protein FtsZ — translation MIEFEQEEFENLRAKIKVIGVGGAGGNAVKRMIEAGITGIEFYAVNTDQQALLSCRGATQIPIGINTTEGLGSGANPEIGKKAAEEDREHLETIVENANMVFITAGMGGGTGTGAAPLIATQAKERGALTIAVVTRPFNFEGQRRASVAEAGLDELRQAADSVIVVPNQRLIDTMDRKLPIREAFRIGDEILLHGVKSISDIVTESGEINVDFADVESIMRGAGSALMGMGHATGDNRAPIAAEQAISSPLLEQTNIAGAVGMIVNITAPPDFMMHELDEAMQVIKDTAPEAQIIFGLVYKDELELDDEVLVTVIATGFDAEAGYSLGAETTGAGGGSGNAPAQYDNADVYQRQPSALSEQRMARASRTRLGRRVSSGRSATPARGQRVEAEQPVEQEPAPEGGGAGRKPARRREQGAQPRDTDWEIPAFLRVQKRNRNDK, via the coding sequence ATGATAGAATTTGAACAAGAGGAATTTGAAAATTTACGCGCCAAAATTAAAGTCATCGGGGTCGGCGGTGCTGGTGGCAACGCTGTGAAACGTATGATTGAAGCGGGGATCACAGGTATCGAGTTTTATGCTGTCAACACCGATCAACAGGCACTGCTGAGCTGCCGTGGCGCGACCCAAATCCCGATCGGCATTAATACAACGGAAGGTTTAGGGTCCGGTGCCAACCCCGAGATCGGCAAAAAGGCCGCTGAAGAGGATAGGGAACATCTGGAGACTATCGTCGAAAATGCAAACATGGTTTTCATCACTGCAGGTATGGGTGGCGGCACGGGTACAGGCGCTGCACCGCTGATTGCCACACAGGCAAAAGAACGCGGTGCCCTTACGATTGCGGTCGTGACACGTCCATTTAATTTTGAAGGACAACGCCGTGCCTCAGTCGCTGAGGCAGGCCTTGACGAACTCCGCCAAGCCGCCGATTCCGTAATTGTTGTACCAAACCAGCGTCTTATTGACACGATGGACAGGAAGCTGCCAATCCGAGAGGCATTCCGCATTGGAGACGAAATCCTCCTCCATGGCGTTAAAAGCATCTCAGACATCGTTACCGAGTCTGGCGAAATTAACGTTGACTTCGCCGACGTTGAATCGATTATGCGCGGGGCGGGGAGCGCATTGATGGGTATGGGACATGCTACGGGTGATAATCGCGCCCCAATCGCGGCCGAACAGGCTATTAGTTCTCCGCTTCTTGAACAGACCAACATCGCTGGGGCTGTCGGTATGATTGTCAACATCACCGCACCGCCGGATTTCATGATGCACGAACTTGATGAAGCCATGCAGGTTATTAAGGATACCGCGCCCGAAGCACAAATTATCTTCGGTCTCGTTTACAAAGATGAATTGGAACTCGACGATGAAGTTCTTGTGACTGTCATTGCAACTGGGTTCGATGCTGAGGCAGGATACTCACTCGGAGCCGAGACAACAGGCGCTGGAGGCGGTAGTGGAAACGCACCGGCACAATATGATAATGCGGATGTCTATCAACGGCAGCCATCAGCCTTATCCGAACAGCGTATGGCAAGGGCAAGCAGAACCCGACTGGGTCGTAGAGTGTCATCTGGTAGATCTGCCACGCCAGCTCGCGGACAGAGAGTAGAAGCAGAGCAACCCGTAGAGCAAGAGCCAGCTCCAGAAGGTGGAGGCGCGGGGCGGAAACCTGCCCGAAGAAGGGAGCAAGGTGCACAGCCGCGCGATACGGACTGGGAAATCCCAGCTTTTCTACGCGTTCAAAAAAGAAACCGAAACGACAAATAG